A genome region from Ralstonia solanacearum K60 includes the following:
- a CDS encoding exodeoxyribonuclease III: MLRIISANLNGVRSAASKGFFDWMGKQDADFVCVQELKCAQDDMAPELLAPHGYHGVFQHAVKKGYSGAGLYTRHQPDDVIVGFDGGEFDAEGRYVEARYGKLSVISVYVPSGSSGEERQQAKYRFMDLFMQHLVDLRHEKGREVVLCGDVNIVHKEIDIKNWKGNQKNSGCLPEERAWLTRLFDEVGYVDVFRTLDTRPEQYTWWSNRGQAYAKNVGWRIDYQIATPGIAATARRTSIFRDIKFSDHAPLTVDYDAKLHW; encoded by the coding sequence ATGTTACGCATCATTTCCGCCAACCTCAACGGCGTGCGCTCCGCCGCCAGCAAGGGCTTCTTCGACTGGATGGGCAAGCAGGACGCCGACTTCGTCTGCGTGCAGGAGCTCAAATGCGCGCAGGACGACATGGCCCCGGAATTGCTCGCGCCGCACGGCTACCACGGTGTGTTCCAGCATGCCGTCAAGAAGGGCTACAGCGGTGCGGGCCTGTACACGCGGCACCAGCCGGACGATGTGATCGTCGGCTTCGACGGCGGCGAATTCGACGCCGAGGGCCGCTACGTCGAGGCGCGCTACGGCAAGCTGTCGGTCATCTCGGTCTATGTGCCGTCCGGCTCCAGCGGCGAGGAGCGCCAGCAGGCCAAGTACCGCTTCATGGACCTGTTCATGCAGCACCTGGTCGACCTGCGCCACGAGAAGGGCCGCGAGGTCGTGCTGTGCGGCGACGTCAACATCGTCCACAAGGAAATCGATATCAAGAACTGGAAGGGCAACCAGAAGAACTCCGGCTGCCTGCCCGAGGAACGCGCCTGGCTGACCCGGCTGTTCGACGAGGTCGGCTATGTGGACGTCTTCCGCACGCTGGACACGCGCCCCGAGCAGTACACCTGGTGGAGCAACCGCGGCCAGGCCTATGCGAAGAACGTCGGGTGGCGCATCGACTACCAGATCGCCACGCCGGGCATCGCCGCCACCGCGCGCCGCACGTCGATCTTCAGGGACATCAAGTTCAGCGACCATGCCCCGCTGACGGTGGACTACGACGCCAAGCTGCACTGGTAG
- a CDS encoding polyphosphate kinase 2 family protein — translation MGSNDKTPLDDWRFDGSSKFRIAKFDPAAKPCTTGSKATDLERLAELSARIETLQDIFYAEHRRKLLVVLQGMDTAGKDGTVRTVFRALDPLGLRVVGFKVPTPLELAHDFLWRVHVEVPASGEIVIFNRSHYEDVLVTRVHGDIDAAECKRRYAHINAFERMLAETGTTIIKCFLHLSKEEQRARLQERIDDPNKHWKLGQADIEERRYWDDYMLAYEDAINATSTPHAPWHIIPADSKSHRSLMVAEILLGAIERLKPEYPAGNPAYLGLKID, via the coding sequence GTGGGATCGAACGACAAGACCCCGTTGGACGATTGGCGTTTCGATGGCAGCAGCAAGTTCAGGATCGCCAAGTTCGATCCGGCCGCCAAGCCGTGCACGACGGGCAGCAAGGCAACCGACCTGGAGCGGCTGGCCGAACTGTCCGCGCGCATCGAGACGCTGCAGGACATCTTCTACGCCGAGCACCGGCGCAAGCTGCTGGTGGTGCTGCAAGGGATGGACACCGCCGGCAAGGACGGCACCGTGCGCACGGTGTTCCGCGCGCTGGATCCGCTCGGCCTGCGCGTGGTCGGCTTCAAGGTGCCGACGCCGCTGGAACTGGCGCACGATTTCCTGTGGCGCGTGCACGTCGAAGTGCCGGCGAGCGGGGAGATCGTCATCTTCAACCGCAGCCACTACGAAGACGTGCTGGTCACCCGCGTGCACGGTGACATCGATGCCGCCGAATGCAAGCGACGCTACGCCCACATCAATGCCTTCGAGCGGATGCTGGCTGAAACCGGCACCACCATCATCAAGTGTTTCCTCCACCTCTCCAAGGAGGAGCAGCGCGCACGGCTGCAGGAGCGGATCGACGATCCGAACAAGCACTGGAAGCTCGGGCAGGCGGATATCGAGGAGCGCCGGTACTGGGACGACTACATGCTCGCCTATGAAGACGCCATCAACGCCACCAGCACCCCCCATGCGCCGTGGCACATCATCCCGGCGGATTCCAAATCGCATCGCAGCCTGATGGTGGCGGAGATTCTGCTGGGGGCGATCGAGCGGTTGAAGCCGGAGTATCCGGCGGGGAATCCGGCGTATCTGGGGCTGAAGATCGACTGA
- a CDS encoding lipid A biosynthesis lauroyl acyltransferase, which translates to MERFSASLGLGFLWLLSFLPYGFVARFGEGLGGLLYRIPSRRRRVVLANLKACFPEMPDAEREAAANEVFRKVFRSFAERSFAWFASEKRLRRVVTIDDQANLPALHGAPHILVTLHLSGVEIGALALTDYLREHVGNAGCSLYTRMANPALDDAVKALRSRFGATMVSRNENIRQIMRTIKRGEALQLISDMDFGERDAEFVPFFGVPALTLNAIPRMAALTGAKVVPMYTEILPDYQGYALRILPPWDHYPTGDLTADTRRMNAFFEDAIRPRITEYYWVHKRFKHRPPGEPGLY; encoded by the coding sequence ATGGAACGTTTCTCCGCTTCCCTCGGACTCGGCTTCCTGTGGCTGTTGTCCTTCCTGCCGTACGGTTTCGTCGCGCGCTTCGGCGAAGGGCTGGGCGGGCTGCTCTACCGCATTCCCAGCCGCCGCCGGCGCGTGGTGCTGGCCAATCTGAAGGCGTGCTTTCCGGAGATGCCCGACGCCGAGCGCGAGGCCGCCGCGAACGAGGTCTTCCGCAAGGTGTTCCGCAGCTTTGCCGAGCGCTCGTTCGCGTGGTTCGCTTCCGAGAAGCGGCTCAGGCGAGTGGTGACGATCGACGACCAGGCCAACCTGCCCGCGCTGCACGGCGCGCCGCACATCCTCGTCACGCTGCATCTGTCGGGCGTGGAGATCGGCGCGCTGGCGCTGACGGACTACCTGCGCGAGCACGTGGGCAACGCCGGCTGCTCGCTCTACACGCGCATGGCCAACCCGGCGCTGGACGATGCGGTCAAGGCGCTGCGCAGCCGCTTCGGCGCGACCATGGTGTCGCGCAACGAGAACATCCGCCAGATCATGCGCACCATCAAGCGCGGCGAGGCGCTGCAGCTGATCTCCGACATGGACTTCGGCGAGCGCGACGCCGAGTTCGTGCCGTTCTTCGGCGTGCCGGCGCTCACGCTCAACGCCATCCCGCGCATGGCCGCGCTGACCGGCGCCAAGGTGGTCCCGATGTACACCGAGATCCTGCCGGACTACCAGGGCTATGCGCTGCGCATCCTGCCGCCGTGGGACCACTACCCGACCGGCGACCTGACCGCCGACACGCGCCGCATGAACGCCTTCTTCGAAGACGCCATCCGCCCGCGCATCACCGAGTACTACTGGGTGCACAAGCGCTTCAAGCACCGCCCGCCCGGCGAGCCCGGCCTCTACTGA
- the pyrE gene encoding orotate phosphoribosyltransferase: protein MSQNSELRQDFIRFAVEAGVLSFGEFVTKAGRTSPYFFNAGKFSDGALLGQVAQFYAKTLLDSGVQFDMLFGPAYKGITLASATAVALAGLGRNVGFAYNRKEAKDHGEGGSLVGAKLQGRVVIVDDVISAGTSVRESVELIRSAGATPAAVLILMDRMERSGNAVDIGERSAVQEVQAQYGMPVVSIANLDDLLGYLDHAGDPALTGYRAKAAAYREQYGVRA, encoded by the coding sequence ATGAGCCAAAACAGCGAGTTGCGCCAAGATTTCATCCGCTTCGCGGTGGAAGCCGGCGTGCTGTCGTTCGGGGAATTCGTGACCAAGGCGGGGCGGACGTCGCCCTATTTCTTCAATGCCGGCAAGTTCAGCGATGGCGCGCTGCTGGGTCAGGTCGCGCAATTCTATGCGAAAACCCTGCTCGACTCGGGCGTGCAGTTCGACATGCTGTTCGGCCCCGCCTACAAGGGCATCACCCTCGCTTCGGCCACGGCGGTGGCGCTGGCGGGCCTGGGCCGCAACGTCGGCTTCGCCTACAACCGCAAGGAAGCCAAGGACCACGGCGAAGGCGGCAGCCTGGTGGGCGCCAAGCTGCAGGGCCGCGTGGTGATCGTCGACGATGTCATCTCCGCCGGCACCTCGGTGCGCGAATCGGTGGAACTGATCCGCAGCGCGGGTGCCACCCCCGCCGCCGTCCTCATCCTGATGGACCGCATGGAACGCAGCGGCAACGCTGTCGACATCGGCGAGCGCTCGGCCGTGCAGGAGGTGCAGGCGCAGTATGGGATGCCGGTGGTTTCCATCGCCAATCTGGACGACCTGCTGGGCTATCTCGACCATGCCGGCGACCCGGCCCTGACCGGCTATCGCGCCAAGGCGGCGGCTTATCGGGAGCAGTACGGCGTGCGCGCCTGA
- the dapF gene encoding diaminopimelate epimerase, whose protein sequence is MKLHFTKMHGAGNDFVVLDGIETPIDFTPEQWRAIADRHFGVGADQLLLVERATRPDVDFRYRIFNHDGGEVEHCGNGARCFVKFVTDRGLTDKRTIRVEVMHGIATLTMQPDGQVTVDMGAPVFEAARLPFVPDGLPTRVEGRDAQHALQVNGRTAWLSTMSMGNPHAVQVVDDAEAFPVLEDGPLIESHAVFPRRVNAGFMEIVDRHAIRLRVYERGAGETLACGTGACAAVVAGIRRGLLDSPVKVATHGGGLTIAWAGEGEPVMMTGPATTVFEGTLDLDALKPTAAH, encoded by the coding sequence ATGAAACTGCATTTCACCAAGATGCACGGCGCCGGCAACGACTTCGTCGTGCTCGACGGCATCGAGACCCCGATCGACTTCACCCCCGAGCAGTGGCGCGCCATCGCCGATCGCCACTTCGGCGTGGGTGCCGACCAGTTGCTGCTGGTGGAGCGCGCCACCCGCCCCGATGTCGATTTCCGCTACCGCATCTTCAACCATGACGGCGGCGAGGTGGAGCATTGCGGCAACGGCGCACGCTGCTTCGTCAAGTTCGTCACCGACCGTGGCCTGACCGACAAGCGCACTATCCGCGTGGAAGTGATGCACGGCATCGCCACGCTGACGATGCAGCCCGACGGCCAAGTGACGGTCGACATGGGGGCCCCGGTGTTCGAGGCCGCGCGCCTGCCCTTCGTGCCCGATGGCTTGCCCACCCGCGTGGAGGGCCGCGATGCGCAGCACGCCCTGCAGGTCAACGGCCGTACCGCATGGCTGTCGACCATGTCGATGGGCAATCCGCATGCGGTGCAGGTGGTCGATGACGCCGAAGCCTTCCCGGTGCTGGAGGACGGCCCGCTGATCGAATCGCACGCCGTGTTTCCCCGGCGCGTGAATGCCGGCTTCATGGAGATCGTCGACCGCCACGCCATCCGCCTGCGCGTGTACGAGCGCGGCGCCGGCGAGACGCTGGCCTGCGGCACCGGCGCCTGCGCGGCGGTGGTGGCCGGCATCCGTCGCGGCCTGCTGGATTCGCCCGTCAAGGTGGCCACGCATGGCGGCGGCCTGACCATCGCCTGGGCCGGCGAGGGCGAGCCGGTGATGATGACCGGCCCGGCCACGACCGTGTTCGAAGGCACGCTGGACCTGGATGCGCTGAAGCCGACCGCCGCGCACTGA
- the yiaA gene encoding inner membrane protein YiaA: MKPQVQPPSFAFVAVSWTALLLGFAAYLIGVWNANMQLNERGYYFTVLVYGLFAAVSVQKTVRDRVEDIPVTGIYYGLCWLSALLAVALLCVGLYNATLAPSEKGFFGMAYALALFGAIAVQKNTRDISATRPVTLEARLAQLRDDASKAPVPHPAEAAEATARRG, from the coding sequence ATGAAACCGCAAGTCCAGCCGCCGTCATTCGCATTCGTCGCCGTCTCGTGGACGGCCCTGCTGCTTGGGTTTGCCGCCTATCTGATCGGCGTCTGGAACGCGAACATGCAGCTCAACGAGCGCGGCTACTACTTCACCGTTCTCGTCTACGGGCTGTTCGCGGCGGTGTCGGTGCAGAAGACCGTGCGCGACCGGGTGGAGGACATTCCCGTCACCGGCATTTATTACGGCCTGTGCTGGCTGTCGGCGCTGCTGGCGGTGGCGCTGCTGTGCGTCGGCCTCTACAACGCCACGCTGGCCCCGAGCGAAAAGGGCTTCTTCGGCATGGCCTATGCGCTGGCGCTGTTCGGTGCCATTGCCGTCCAGAAGAACACCCGCGACATCTCCGCCACCAGGCCGGTGACCCTGGAGGCACGCCTGGCCCAGTTGCGCGACGATGCGTCCAAGGCCCCGGTGCCGCATCCGGCCGAGGCCGCCGAGGCGACGGCCCGCCGCGGCTGA
- the argC gene encoding N-acetyl-gamma-glutamyl-phosphate reductase — translation MAFKVFVDGQEGTTGLRLLDYLSQRDDIELLRIAEDRRKDPAERAKFLNAADVAFLCLPDVASREAVSLVDNPNTCIIDASTAFRTSDDWAYGLPELAPGQRERLRNSKRIAVPGCHASAFVLLMRPLVEAGIVPADYPVTAFSLTGYSGGGKKMIADYLAADNPRLQSPRPYALALTHKHLPEMRVQSKLALPPIFTPVVGNFLKGLAVTIGLHPQHLARKVGPAEIAAVFAAYYQGEQFIRVAPADNIETLDNGFFDVQGANDTNRADLFVFGSDERMVVTARLDNLGKGAAGAAVQCMNVHLGVDEATSLHVEAPIKAEGPEHAVRETAPDFAT, via the coding sequence ATGGCATTCAAGGTTTTCGTCGACGGCCAGGAAGGCACCACCGGCCTTCGCCTGCTCGACTATCTGTCGCAGCGCGACGATATCGAACTCCTGCGCATCGCCGAAGACCGACGCAAGGATCCGGCCGAGCGCGCCAAATTCCTGAATGCCGCCGACGTGGCCTTCCTGTGCCTGCCGGACGTCGCCTCGCGCGAAGCCGTGTCGCTGGTCGACAACCCCAACACCTGCATCATCGACGCCAGCACCGCGTTCCGCACCTCGGACGACTGGGCCTACGGCCTGCCCGAACTGGCCCCCGGCCAGCGCGAGCGCCTGCGCAACAGCAAGCGCATCGCCGTGCCCGGCTGCCACGCCAGCGCCTTCGTGCTGCTGATGCGCCCGCTGGTGGAGGCCGGCATCGTCCCGGCGGATTACCCCGTCACCGCGTTCTCGCTGACCGGCTACAGTGGCGGCGGCAAGAAGATGATCGCCGACTACCTCGCCGCCGATAACCCCAGGCTGCAGAGCCCGCGCCCCTACGCGCTGGCGCTGACGCACAAGCACCTGCCCGAGATGCGCGTGCAGAGCAAGCTGGCGCTGCCGCCGATCTTCACGCCGGTGGTCGGCAACTTCCTCAAGGGCTTGGCCGTGACCATCGGCCTGCACCCGCAGCACCTGGCCCGCAAGGTCGGCCCGGCCGAGATCGCCGCCGTGTTCGCCGCGTACTACCAGGGCGAGCAGTTCATCCGCGTGGCCCCGGCCGACAACATCGAGACGCTCGATAACGGCTTCTTCGACGTGCAGGGCGCCAACGACACCAACCGCGCCGACCTGTTCGTGTTCGGCTCGGACGAGCGCATGGTCGTCACTGCCCGCCTGGACAACCTGGGCAAGGGCGCGGCCGGCGCCGCCGTGCAATGCATGAACGTGCACCTGGGCGTGGATGAAGCGACCAGCCTGCACGTGGAGGCGCCCATCAAGGCCGAAGGCCCGGAGCATGCGGTGCGCGAGACCGCACCGGATTTCGCGACGTAA
- a CDS encoding lysophospholipid acyltransferase family protein — translation MTFLFWLFSRWPLSWLQALGGWLGALAARVPGRYHDRLVANFRHAYPDVTPAMLKEAGRSAGRMVFEMPYFWMRRNALKVTPGLLDDCWPTCERLFENGRGIIFLTPHLGCFEVLPQAFAQRRPITAMFKPPRQERLRNWIETVRARPNMRMAPADPRGVRLVVRALKRGEAVGILPDQAPTLGEGVWAPFFGKPAYTMTLVHRLHRLTGAPVAAVFSERLPRGKGYRVHLRVIGDLPEDATDAAARINAEIEQLIALAPTQYLWGYNRYKRPKGADAPEPARPS, via the coding sequence ATGACCTTCCTGTTCTGGCTGTTTTCACGCTGGCCCTTGTCGTGGCTGCAGGCGCTGGGCGGCTGGCTGGGGGCCTTGGCGGCGCGGGTGCCGGGCCGTTATCACGACCGGCTCGTCGCCAATTTCCGCCACGCCTACCCCGACGTCACGCCCGCCATGCTCAAGGAGGCGGGGCGCTCCGCCGGCCGCATGGTGTTCGAGATGCCGTACTTCTGGATGCGCAGGAATGCTCTGAAGGTCACACCCGGCCTGCTGGACGACTGCTGGCCGACTTGCGAGCGCCTGTTTGAGAACGGCCGCGGCATCATTTTCTTGACCCCGCACCTGGGCTGTTTCGAAGTGCTGCCGCAGGCCTTCGCCCAGCGCCGCCCGATCACGGCGATGTTCAAGCCGCCCCGCCAGGAACGCCTGCGCAACTGGATCGAAACCGTGCGTGCGCGCCCCAACATGCGCATGGCGCCGGCCGATCCGCGCGGCGTGCGCCTAGTGGTGCGCGCGCTCAAGCGCGGCGAAGCCGTCGGCATCCTGCCCGACCAAGCGCCGACGTTGGGCGAAGGCGTATGGGCGCCGTTCTTCGGCAAGCCGGCCTACACCATGACGCTGGTGCATCGCCTGCACCGCTTGACCGGCGCCCCCGTGGCGGCGGTGTTCAGCGAGCGTCTGCCACGCGGCAAAGGCTATCGCGTGCACCTGCGCGTGATCGGTGATCTACCCGAAGACGCCACGGATGCCGCCGCGCGCATCAATGCCGAGATCGAACAACTGATTGCCCTGGCACCGACGCAATACCTCTGGGGTTATAACCGTTACAAGCGCCCCAAGGGCGCGGACGCGCCCGAACCGGCCCGACCATCGTAG